The proteins below are encoded in one region of Rhododendron vialii isolate Sample 1 chromosome 7a, ASM3025357v1:
- the LOC131333905 gene encoding NDR1/HIN1-like protein 3, with protein sequence MSSRKHHHCNPCGCLFDLIFKTLFTVLFTVGLVVFLFWLAFRPNRVKFHVTDAALTQFNLKTTTNTLYYNLDLNLTIRNPNKYIGIYYDGVEARAFYGGQRFASSSTLPRFYQGKKNTTELNVVLKGQKIVVAGQGNNDDLLSDYNSEKASGVYGIDVKLYLRVRFKLRGFKTPRFQPKFECDLKVPLDSRGKASATFQTTKCGLDW encoded by the coding sequence ATGTCCAGCCGAAAACACCACCACTGCAACCCCTGCGGCTGCCTCTTCGACCTAATCTTCAAAACCCTCTTCACAGTCCTCTTCACCGTCGGCCTCGTCGTCTTCCTCTTCTGGCTCGCCTTCCGCCCCAACAGGGTCAAGTTCCACGTCACCGACGCCGCCCTCACCCAGTTCAACCTcaaaaccaccaccaacaccctTTACTACAACCTGGACCTCAACCTCACCATCCGGAACCCCAACAAGTACATCGGGATCTACTACGATGGCGTCGAGGCGCGGGCGTTTTACGGCGGCCAGCGCTTCGCCTCGTCGTCTACGCTGCCGCGGTTTTACCAGGGGAAGAAGAACACCACGGAGTTGAACGTGGTTTTGAAGGGGCAGAAAATCGTGGTGGCGGGCCAGGGGAATAATGATGATCTCTTGTCGGATTACAATTCGGAGAAGGCCTCGGGAGTTTACGGTATTGATGTCAAGCTTTATCTTCGGGTTAGGTTCAAGTTGCGTGGGTTCAAGACTCCGAGGTTTCAGCCCAAGTTCGAGTGCGATCTCAAAGTGCCGTTGGATTCGAGAGGGAAAGCGTCTGCTACTTTTCAAACTACCAAGTGTGGACTGGATTGGTAG